Proteins co-encoded in one Pleurodeles waltl isolate 20211129_DDA chromosome 1_2, aPleWal1.hap1.20221129, whole genome shotgun sequence genomic window:
- the LOC138251086 gene encoding zinc finger protein 665-like, giving the protein MTKRKRSAIKGRYQCTDCGKIFSATASLLIHQIVHTKEKSYSCKECGKCFGLSSSLKVHQRIHTGEKPYSCSICNKEFIQLAHFRTHQLTHTAEKAHECSECGKRFRQHAHLVSHKRTHTGEKPHKCSECGKCFTQGSHLNSHQRIHTGEKPHTCKECGKSFGLKSSLTTHERIHTGENPYTCDECGKCFNQSSNLATHKRSHSVDKPYECNDCGKKFKMSSFLIAHQRIHSGDRPYRCNECGKSFRRAYHLKSHNSIHTGEKPYICSECGKRFSRSEHLVTHQRTHTGEKPFACKECGKRFTLSGDLIKHKVVHQGIKPYSCQTCGKSFSRRTCLIKHQSIHSGEKPYFCKECGKRFFWSSSLLVHQRKHEGLKLFPCNECGKEFSSSYLKRHKETHTQGKPFACKTCGKCFSRAIYLHKHLIIHSGEKPYKCNECGKCFKRTTELLYHEGMHTGEQPYKCTICPKSFHISSVLEKHLKTHAKKEKKVINT; this is encoded by the coding sequence ATGACCAAAAGAAAAAGGAGTGCTATAAAAGGACGATATCAGTGTACTGACTGTGGGAAGATTTTCAGTGCAACTGCATCACTTCTCATTCATCAGATAGTGCACACAAAAGAAAAATCATATTCATGCAAGGAATGTGGCAAATGTTTTGGACTTTCATCAAGCCTGAAAGTTCACCAGAgaatacacacaggggaaaaaccatattcTTGCAGCATATGTAACAAAGAGTTCATTCAGCTAGCACATTTCAGAACACACCAACTAACACACACAGCAGAGAAAGCACATGAGTGTAGTGAATGTGGAAAGAGATTTAGACAACATGCGCACCTTGTTTCTCACAAGCGAACACACACTGGTGAGAAACCACATAAATGTTCTGAATGTGGTAAGTGCTTTACCCAGGGATCGCACCTTAATTCTCACCAACGCATACATACTGGAGAAAAACCACATACATGCAAAGAATGTGGAAAAAGCTTTGGACTAAAATCCTCACTTACTACCCATGAACGTATACACACTGGAGAAAATCCTTACACATGTGATGAATGTGGAAAGTGTTTTAACCAGTCATCAAATCTGGCCACTCATAAGCGATCACACAGTGTAGATAAACCATATGAATGTAATGACTGTGGAAAGAAATTCAAAATGTCTTCATTTCTAATTGCTCACCAAAGAATACACTCAGGAGATAGACCATATCGATGTAATGAATGTGGCAAGAGTTTCCGGCGAGCATACCACCTTAAATCTCACAATTCTATACATACTGGTGAAAAACCCTATAtatgcagtgaatgtgggaagaggTTCAGCCGGTCAGAACACCTGGTGACACATCAGAGGacgcacacaggagagaaaccctTTGCGTGCAAAGAATGTGGGAAGAGATTTACTTTGTCTGGAGACCTTATAAAGCACAAAGTAGTTCACCAGGGTATTAAACCATATAGTTGTCAAACATGTGGGAAGAGTTTTAGTCGTCGCACTTGCTTGATCAAACACCAGAGCATTCATTCCGGTGAAAAACCCTATTTCTGTAAGGAATGTGGGAAGAGGTTTTTCTGGTCATCAAGTCTGCTTGTTCACCAGAGAAAACATGAAGGTTTAAAACTGTTTCCATGCAATGAATGTGGTAAGGAATTCAGCTCATCGTACCTAAAAAGACACAAGGAAACTCATACACAAGGAAAGCCATTTGCATGTAAGACCTGCGGAAAGTGCTTCAGCCGTGCTATATACTTACACAAACATCTAATAATCCACAGTGGAGAGAAGCCATATAAATGTAATGAATGTGGCAAATGTTTTAAAAGGACAACAGAACTACTCTACCATGAAGGAATGCACACAGGTGAACAGCCCTATAAATGTACTATATGCCCGAAGAGTTTTCACATATCATCCGTCCTTGAGAAGCATCTCAAAAcacatgcaaaaaaagaaaaaaaagtaataaatacgTAG